The stretch of DNA CATTATTAATTTGTGCAACTAAAAAAACGTCACCGGCTCATAACCTTCGAACAGCAAAATCCTTCCAAAGAACGGCTCCCATGTCAAAGTACTGAGCCGACAGCAATGCCACTCAAGGTCACTCCTTTTTCCCGATTCCGTGAGACATGTTGTAGACACCACGGCCCTATTCGCACAACATGATACACGTCACCAGCTAAACGGAAACAAGAGAACAGAAAAAACAATTACAATCATTGATCATGAACAGACAAAGCTCCAAACATACAATCATGAATAGGCTTGATGCAGCGAGCGTGAGGGGGATGCCAACGGAGGTGATCGCATCGTAACGCCCTTTCAGGTGAGTGTGCTTGCTCAAGCTCTGGAAATACTGCTGCTGCTTAAAAAGCCTTTCACgcggcaaaaacggtgattccgtcaTCTGCATTAGTGCATCACGCGAAACGGAGCTATGACATCTTGTAGCAAAATGTTTTAAACGATAATGTCTTATGCAGATATTGAGATAGAACTAATAAGCATATATGTAACGGGAAATTCGAGTATAATCCATGATATCAAGGGCTGGTGTCATGACTGAACCTTATATCGTCAGATCGGAAAGAAGAAGGCGTGCTAAGTATGAAATGAACCAGACGCACATTACAAAATGAAATTCTGTCCAACAAAATGCCAACATATACTCAAAGATTACGCTTCTGCGACTTGGACACAAACATTAACTACTAATTGTATACCCCGCATCCACCATTTGCTCTGTCAGCGTCGTCATGCATGTACCAGACTGGCAATGCCATTCCAAATCAAAATGTGTCCACCCGTTCTAATTTCCAAGGATTTGAGATCGCGCCAGGGATGCGTGGCACCAGAATCCCATGTGTCCCCAGATGGTCAGAAATCACGCATGGACGAACGGTACCAGCGGCCCAGCGGCTAAGCTCCTACAGGCCGGCCGACGCCGGGGGTCGTCGAACCAATGTCGATTAGATCCCAGACGCAGGCGGCGATCAACGTATCACGCGATAGGTTAGGTCACGCATCGCCTAT from Triticum dicoccoides isolate Atlit2015 ecotype Zavitan chromosome 6A, WEW_v2.0, whole genome shotgun sequence encodes:
- the LOC119319108 gene encoding uncharacterized protein LOC119319108 isoform X1; this encodes MQMTESPFLPRERLFKQQQYFQSLSKHTHLKGRYDAITSVGIPLTLAASSLFMIGRGVYNMSHGIGKKE
- the LOC119319108 gene encoding uncharacterized protein LOC119319108 isoform X2 is translated as MTESPFLPRERLFKQQQYFQSLSKHTHLKGRYDAITSVGIPLTLAASSLFMIGRGVYNMSHGIGKKE